GAGAATCCAAAAAATGACCCTGAAACAACAAGGCCAAAGAAGCGAAACAACACGGGTAACGACGACAGAAGAATGAACATTTGTATTTTTAGAGGATTTTCATGATCCAATTCAGCATTTCGGGGGGGAAAGCCCCAAAACCTTGTGCCTGGAAACTGAAATCAGTGGGTCTTCCTTCAAAGAACCCCTGGGTTGGATCTACTCCGGAAATGGCAGCACCTTCCTCTGGCCCAAGACCCCTTCCCATCAGGGGAAAGTCACCGGCCCAGGACAAGGGGCCATCATTCACAGAATGGAACTTTGGGATCTCCCTCCAAAGTGCAAATTCTGTTTTCAAAAGTGGCCACTGAAGCAAGAGTGCAGGGGACAAGGACGTGTATCATGCATGGCCTCAGGCCAgtactttaaaaacaacaacaacaaaaccctgcAAAAAGAGTCAGTAATGAAGATACGTTCATCTTCTGAAGAGGCTGAGCAGCTTTGGAATGATTGCTTTCTCAAAAAACTCATTCTTGATTTGCGGAGTGCTCTGCAGCCAGGTTCTGTTAATGAGAGCTGGTTATGTAAAACAAGCATGGATTTCTCTTATTGTTTTGACGAAGCTTAAGGACTAGAGAAGATACCTGAAGGCCTCTTTAATGACGCCAGACCATTTCTGGCAAGCAAAGGCAGCTGCTTCTAGAGGTTAACCTTTAAACACCAGCATGATAAGCTGAACTTTCCATGCCTGAATTAAAACAGTTTCAGACTCTGTCCTTTCAGAAGATCTCTTTTCTCCACATGCTGAGCATAATTTCAGTGTTTATGTTCGACAGAATTTTGGCTTAGACTGTTCCTTGGCTTTCCATTAAACCACACCAAACACGAATTTTCATTTGACTGCAAATTCTCAGCCACTGCTTAGGTACAGAAAAACATGGAATATTggctattattaaaaaaaatgcattagtCTGCTTAATTGTTAGCAGTTCATGTTTAACATGTTTTGCCAAGTGACCTTGACACAGTACACCATCAGCATTTTACATATAAAGTATATCAAATGGACAACAAGAATCCGTCTGACTGTGCAATGCCGGTCTTGTGGCAAAACCTTTCTTGGGTCCACTTTGCTTTTTCTGGCAAAGTTCACAGAGCTTCAAGTAAGTCATTACAGCTTCAGCGGTAACATTTTTATACTTACGACTAAGTTCCTTCAGCATCCTGGTCCGGCCCCCGTGGCCAATTGTAATATGCGCCTCATGCAGAATATCAAATAAATCCTCGTACTGAACAAAGAACACCACTTCGGTGTGTCCAGGAGAGATGGGGACTACCAGCTTCTCTTCTGCACCGATGTTCAGGACGTTGAAGCGCCGCAGGCGGCGATAAtgcttgccttttttgctgcgAAGCCTTTTTGCCTCTTTGACTTCTTCGATCAAAGTCCTGTATCGGTCACGGTTAATGTAACTGTTGTTGTCCTCACGTTTCGTAGCCAGGATCTCCTCCATCATTTCGTAAAAACGTCCTCGGTGTTGTTCGCGCAGCCTGTGTTCCAtgccagcagcagcatccacccAAGTCAGAAAGGGGGCTGCACCTAAGCAAAGAAGGAACTCTTAACTCAGCAGGCCCCAGGCAATGCCTGCACTTCCTGGATATGTTAGGGGTGGACCGAAGATAGCTAAAGCACCCCAGCCCTGAGCCTAATATTTTGCAACCATAGGTCTGCTTTCAAAACAGATATCCTGTGGAAACCACTGGCTCTCCCAAAGATTTATTGTGAATAGATCTGTAAGCAGAGACCCAGCTTTCATACGGAGCTCTAATTGCAGATCTGTCCCAGAAAACCTACACAGACAACCCCCACAGAGATGCAGTCACATGATCGCATTCACAACAGTGAACATGAAATTATCCTGTTCACACAGCGCAAAACTAGAAGTGGTTTCTTTAATAACATCAAAATTTTTATACCATCTAAAACTGTTAGAGAATAGCAAAGAATCACAGATAAAGATAtctggggaggaaaaaaaaacccaggttcACTAGTTCAGTCCTTAGACACCCAACTAATAAGGACAGAATGGGAGCCTCAGAAATACAATTATACTATGAGACTTCCCCCAAGCCCTGACCTGGGTCACAGAATCGGAATCATAGGGTTGgcagggacctccagggtcatctagtccaaccccctgcacaatgcagggaattcccaactacctccccttccccccacacccccagtgccccctgcccagaagatggcaaaacaccgtcaggatctctagccaaactggcctagggaaaattgcttcctgaaccCAAGGTGACAACTGGCCTTAatctaggcatgtaagaaggggccacgacaactaagcactgatatcaaccctgccctccctcttaaaATTAAAagaggcgaaacgtcaggaactacaatgccaagaccacggcaatacagcccggaaaacccacaactaccatcgttctccggccgtgaaagccttcgacaataaaaagccttcgacaatacaaaagagactgactgactgactgactgacagtaAGACAATCCCTCAAATCCtttctccatttgatcctcacaactaccttgtgaagtaggtggactggcccaaggtcacccagcaagcgtccatagcagagtggcaatttgaacgtgggtctcccagacccctACACCACACTGTTTCCCAAGCCTTTAAAATGCCACAATGAAGACCAACCCTCGGGGGTAGCTCATGCAGCCATTGAAGACACCTTTAAGCGGGGAGGGGAGTTACTGTAATGAATTAACGCATGGAGGCGAATTCTTCTACACTAACGATATTGTTCTGCAAGGTATTTCTCACAGTAGCAGACCCCCATTCTACTGCATTCTTGTTACCAAATAATCCCACCCCTCTTTTTACTCAAGAAAACAGGTTTCCAGTTCCAGACTGGACAGCAGGTCACAATGGACAGAACACAACAGTTGCCAGGGCAGGACAGGAGCTGCATCACCACAAAGCTCTCTGGAGGAAACAGGGCAGCACACTCACCAATTCCAGGCAGTCCTGTCTGCTGCTTACCAGTGCTGGGGCCTTCACCAAGGAACAGTGGCTCCTGAGCGTATGGGCTTTCCTGTGGTCCAGCCATAGGTCCGTCTTCATCTGGGACAGCTTGATAATCTGTCCAGGAAGGAGAGATGTCACCAGATTCTCTCACCTGCCTCCCTGCAGAACAATCAAACCCATAACTATATTTAGGCCCTCGCTGAACATCTGTTTGGTAAAGGACCAACTACCAACCTACAGAGAGAGTCTGTTTCCTGCCACGGTCACACAACTTCTTGGCATGAAGCCATGCTGTGCATGCAAAGGGGGAGAGCAAAAGACGGCTCTTGGCTGGCAGCGACTGAGCAACCACAATGCACAGAGACCCGACCAAGTGAGTTTCTGCGATGGGACGGACGGGGGACCTTTAAAATCCCCACAACCCCAAAGCAGCCCATTGGGTTAAACAAGACACTCATCCCTCAACTAACTGGAGCCCTTTGGATGGGGAAACAATAAATCTTAGACACAACTACGCTATACCAGTTAAACTCGCTAGGATCATAAATACAATTATCATCACAAAAGTGGCAGAGGCAGCCATTAAAAACATGACaagatccgccctgagcctgctgatgcggggagggcggagtatcAATCGAATAAAATAAGTAAGACAGGCCTTAAAGTGCAGAACCTGTCAGGAGGGAACGAGAACCGCAGCTAAGCAACCTGGAAGGACAGACTTGCAGATGAATTTCCAGCAATGGAAGAGTGCCCCCAGCATAGCCCCCGTTTGCCTTGTTTCCCAAACTCAGTGTGTCTTGGGAAAGGAAGCCAGCCAGGACATGAAAGAGGGTCCACTGAATAAAATGCTGCTCTGTAACTTGTTTGTGGGGAAAACTGCCTATCCCCGTCATGCGGGCACATGGCCATCATTTTCAGGATGTAACCTCAACAAGGAAATATCTATTATTCTCTAGGACTGGGATAACTTGGTCCCACCAATATCTTAAAGTCAAGCAGAGGTACATTCCAGTAGAAATTTCACCCTGAAAGCAATAAAACAGAAACGCAAGGAAACAGAACTTGGGAAAGAgggtggaggaagagaaagaccAGCCTGTCTGGAGATTAAGAGTGTAACATGTAACTGGTTCGTCTGAATTATTTTAGCTCTAATCACGGATTAAAATGGCATCCATGTCCGTGTCTTGGGAGAGAATCTGCAGAATTCTCACATTCTTTTCAAGAACAAGCATTCGGCCGCATCCAGTTCTGAGAGCGGCTGAATGCAAGACTCACCCAGGGCAGCACTGGGGCAGGCACCGCCTTCGCTGCAGTCCCCGGGATCAAAGCGCACCTCCTCCACCTCTTCTTTAATCCACGAGGAAGCACCCGTTGCAGCAATTGGGGAGCCTGTGGCAGAAGACAGCACAGTGCGTTGTTTTACCTGAGAGAGAGAAGTCTCACACAAAATCCAAGGGAAAGGTGCTGCATAGCAAGGAAGTGGGACGAAAGCAGGGCTGCTTGGCAGGCCAGGAAGCTGAGGCGAAGGAGGGCGCACTGCAGCCGAAGGAAACAGCAGTAGGCGAAGTACACATCAGAAAGGTGGGGAAAAGGAGTTGAAGAAAAGGGTAAAGCACAAAAGGCAGAGGAAAGCCAGATTTAAATGCATGAAGCAAATCCCATAAGAGGGCACAGGAAGTGATCCAAAGACTGACGAAAGAAACAGTCTTCAAGCCAGGCACGTGCATTCTTGCTTAAGACTGAGCAGCCAATGCCATTAATTCAATCCTCACCCATATGTGAGCCATCACTGAACTCTCTCGCCTCCTCGAGGGGCCCATTGTTCCCACCTGGTTGTGCCTCGACCTCTTGCTTAAGCCACAAGGAAACGTCCACCGGAGCAACTGGGGAGTCTGcacagaagagggaaagagtaCTGTGGAAAGGGGTGGCGTCACCAAGCTAAGACCGTGGGAATGGTCGTGGGGTTTTCAGACCTCCTGGAACCCCAAAGGAATGGGGCTTGCAAGTCTATCCCTTCACAGTCCTGAACAGAGAGATGTGGACCTTACCACAGGCCGAGGGTGCAAGTCCGCATCTTCAGCCTCGATGTCCCCGACTAATTTCCAAATTCTACCAACAGATAAGCTCCAAGCTTCAGATGTCTGCCAGTGTACCTGTGCCAAGGTCCAGAGGGACACTGCTCCCAACTGCGATTCCAGGACCTCTCTCACACAGCTCCTGCCCTTGCTCTATCCGGGACAGAATTTCGGGCTTGGCAACAGCGTAGTCTGTTAGTTGGACAGAAGGATACAAGGTCATTATATGTCATTCATTAACATAAGGAGCACACAATTAAGGAAGGCATAAATAAACCTACCCTGACTAATACAACTGACTTAACCATATGTAAAAAGGAATGATAGAaccataggattggaagggacatTCAGGgtcagtccaaccccctgcacagtgcaggaaattcacaactacccccccacacacacacacccagtgacccccgctccatgcccCGAAGATGGAAAGCAAAGAATAAGGAGGCACTGGTGGCACTACCCTGACCTTGCATTTCCAATCTCTGATGACCAACAGCCACAGCCTTGCAAGCGGGGGTGGATTGAAGTCCCCCTTTAAACTATTTTCTTTTAGACACAAACACACGAATTTGAAAGaagtgtggttgttgtgggttttccgggctgtattgccgtggtcttggcattgtagttcctgacgtttcgccagcagctgtggctggcatcttcagaggtgtagcaccaaaagacagagatctctcagtgtcacagtgtggaaaagatgttggcaggtcatttgtatctactcaggaggggtggggttgagctgagtcatcctgtaagagtttcccagggtgtggaatgctaatggcgggaggcttcactgtatcctgaggaggttcttttgcatatggattggtgcttgatgtgctaatcttctctgcagggctattgtccagcacagagtgttttgttagcctggtgtttttcagaactggaaaccatgctcactgtgacactgagagatctctgtcttttggtgctacacctctgaagatgccagccacagctgctggcgaaacatcaggaactacaatgccaagaccacggcaatacagcccggaaaacccacaacaaccatcgttctccagccgtgaaagccttcgacactaCATTGAAAGAAGTAATCCatattatgccctgacctggatagaccagggatctcgtcagatctcagaagctaaacagggtcagccttggttagtaattggatgggagacctccagtgaagatcagggttgcagaagcaggcaatggcaaaccacttctgatagtctcttgccatgaaaaccctgccaggagtCGCcaggagtcagctatgacttgagagcactctctaccaccaatctATATTATAAAATTAGTGAACAGAAACTAAAAATTAATAATTTACTCCAAGTATTTAGTGACAGCTCTGCATTCTGGGAAAAATTACTTTATTTAATGCATCGTTAAATCGTTTATAACCTGCTTTTCCCCCCAACACAGAACCAACGTGGCTTGTAACAATGGCTAGCTCAGGCACGACTGCACAGCCTCAAGGGCCTCACAAAGAGCCAGGGCTCCAGTTTTTGGTTATATGATACAAGCACCTGTGGCTCCTCAAGCAGGACAAAATTAAAAACaccaaacaaattttaaaaaggcgtAAGCGAGATGCAGAGTggccttattctgaatcagacttTGGGTTCCTCTACCCTAGGCAGCCTAAAGTCCCAAGCAGACAGAGTCATTTCCTAGTCCCGCTATTGGTGGTGTTGGAAAGTGACGTCAAAtcgtagccaacttatggcaactcctgctggagttttcaaggcaaaggatgttcagaggcagtttgccatcgctgcctctgcacagtgaccctggacttccctggaggtctcccatccaatgactaaacAAGAcgtaccctgcttagcttctgagatccgaggagatcaggcttgtctgggctatccaggtcaaggcaattCTGttattacaactttttaaaaagacaagaccTTCAACAACTACTGAGCTGCTCAGCTAGTCAAATAGCAAATTATTTCATAATCTTGAGGAAGCAGATATTTCCACATTTGTTTCCAGCAGTCCTAAGGCGCTAGCACAGCtgttccccccaccaccaccaatcagTCACTCTGCAGAATGCAGCATTCCATCTGGCTTATTTTCCTCTCTCCCCACCCAAGCATTTGTGGGGAGGATGGAAGAGCTGAAAGGGAATAAACATTTCCAAGTAGCTTCTCCTGAAACCTCAGAAGTTAAAAATGTATCAAGGGGTCAAAAAGCAGGCTGAGCAAAGGTTTTAAACAGGTCTCTGAGGACAAACATCCATATccccaatcagggcttttttctgggaaaagaggtggtggaactcagtgggttgcccttggagaaaatggtcacatggctggtggccccaccccctgatctccagacagaggggagttgtgcagagggcaatctcaactcccctctgcctggagatcagtgggcggggccaccagccatgtgaccctttccaagaggttccgg
Above is a window of Eublepharis macularius isolate TG4126 chromosome 11, MPM_Emac_v1.0, whole genome shotgun sequence DNA encoding:
- the LOC129338000 gene encoding zinc finger protein 282-like isoform X4, which codes for MECEAQSRPLLPFQLPGSPKRAATREMQVQTSETSMWAAVAAIQAVDKTVDAHTVRLLRLEGRMGSAEKKLTGCQKATVEMENQLEGKWAALGTLMEEYEQLQRRLENMENLLRNRNFWILRLPPGSKGETPKVPITFDDVSVHFNEQEWGDLDELQKDLYRAVMKSNYETLVSLDYAVAKPEILSRIEQGQELCERGPGIAVGSSVPLDLGTDSPVAPVDVSLWLKQEVEAQPGGNNGPLEEAREFSDGSHMGSPIAATGASSWIKEEVEEVRFDPGDCSEGGACPSAALGRQVRESGDISPSWTDYQAVPDEDGPMAGPQESPYAQEPLFLGEGPSTGKQQTGLPGIGAAPFLTWVDAAAGMEHRLREQHRGRFYEMMEEILATKREDNNSYINRDRYRTLIEEVKEAKRLRSKKGKHYRRLRRFNVLNIGAEEKLVVPISPGHTEVVFFVQYEDLFDILHEAHITIGHGGRTRMLKELSLAENLQSNENSCLVWFNGKPRNSLSQNSVEHKH
- the LOC129338000 gene encoding zinc finger protein 282-like isoform X2, which translates into the protein MECEAQSRPLLPFQLPGSPKRAATREMQVQTSETSMWAAVAAIQAVDKTVDAHTVRLLRLEGRMGSAEKKLTGCQKATVEMENQLEGKWAALGTLMEEYEQLQRRLENMENLLRNRNFWILRLPPGSKGETPKVPITFDDVSVHFNEQEWGDLDELQKDLYRAVMKSNYETLVSLDYAVAKPEILSRIEQGQELCERGPGIAVGSSVPLDLGTDSPVAPVDVSLWLKQEVEAQPGGNNGPLEEAREFSDGSHMGSPIAATGASSWIKEEVEEVRFDPGDCSEGGACPSAALGRQVRESGDISPSWTDYQAVPDEDGPMAGPQESPYAQEPLFLGEGPSTGAAPFLTWVDAAAGMEHRLREQHRGRFYEMMEEILATKREDNNSYINRDRYRTLIEEVKEAKRLRSKKGKHYRRLRRFNVLNIGAEEKLVVPISPGHTEVVFFVQYEDLFDILHEAHITIGHGGRTRMLKELSRKYKNVTAEAVMTYLKLCELCQKKQSGPKKGFATRPALHSQTDSCCPFDILYM
- the LOC129338000 gene encoding zinc finger protein 282-like isoform X3 → MECEAQSRPLLPFQLPGSPKRAATREMQVQTSETSMWAAVAAIQAVDKTVDAHTVRLLRLEGRMGSAEKKLTGCQKATVEMENQLEGKWAALGTLMEEYEQLQRRLENMENLLRNRNFWILRLPPGSKGETPKVPITFDDVSVHFNEQEWGDLDELQKDLYRAVMKSNYETLVSLDYAVAKPEILSRIEQGQELCERGPGIAVGSSVPLDLGTDSPVAPVDVSLWLKQEVEAQPGGNNGPLEEAREFSDGSHMGSPIAATGASSWIKEEVEEVRFDPGDCSEGGACPSAALDYQAVPDEDGPMAGPQESPYAQEPLFLGEGPSTGKQQTGLPGIGAAPFLTWVDAAAGMEHRLREQHRGRFYEMMEEILATKREDNNSYINRDRYRTLIEEVKEAKRLRSKKGKHYRRLRRFNVLNIGAEEKLVVPISPGHTEVVFFVQYEDLFDILHEAHITIGHGGRTRMLKELSRKYKNVTAEAVMTYLKLCELCQKKQSGPKKGFATRPALHSQTDSCCPFDILYM
- the LOC129338000 gene encoding zinc finger protein 282-like isoform X1, translated to MECEAQSRPLLPFQLPGSPKRAATREMQVQTSETSMWAAVAAIQAVDKTVDAHTVRLLRLEGRMGSAEKKLTGCQKATVEMENQLEGKWAALGTLMEEYEQLQRRLENMENLLRNRNFWILRLPPGSKGETPKVPITFDDVSVHFNEQEWGDLDELQKDLYRAVMKSNYETLVSLDYAVAKPEILSRIEQGQELCERGPGIAVGSSVPLDLGTDSPVAPVDVSLWLKQEVEAQPGGNNGPLEEAREFSDGSHMGSPIAATGASSWIKEEVEEVRFDPGDCSEGGACPSAALGRQVRESGDISPSWTDYQAVPDEDGPMAGPQESPYAQEPLFLGEGPSTGKQQTGLPGIGAAPFLTWVDAAAGMEHRLREQHRGRFYEMMEEILATKREDNNSYINRDRYRTLIEEVKEAKRLRSKKGKHYRRLRRFNVLNIGAEEKLVVPISPGHTEVVFFVQYEDLFDILHEAHITIGHGGRTRMLKELSRKYKNVTAEAVMTYLKLCELCQKKQSGPKKGFATRPALHSQTDSCCPFDILYM